From a region of the Daphnia magna isolate NIES linkage group LG1, ASM2063170v1.1, whole genome shotgun sequence genome:
- the LOC116934495 gene encoding homeobox protein Nkx-2.4 — protein MSVSPKYRTNFSVTDILSPLDETVALPPRPLKPYSIGEDTPNSDLQQLHQPNSTGTESYLLLNSITNLTDSTNNNKSMSVPVSTPFGVHQLGMHSSHPPPPHSGGGHIPATTSAFTTTSGSQYTNGASEFSASAYGVSGDVRAPTAPWYSTSSGDPRFATDYTLSTVSRLMSSTAPSVNMNMAGMNMSGMNMTGMNMNMSMSGIGAACGMANEPKQCGVQFPLHAQRRKRRVLFTQAQVYELERRFKQQKYLSAPEREHLAGLIHLTPTQVKIWFQNHRYKCKRQAKEKAMADIGSQHQQNSPKRVSVPSLVNKDCKAENGSALVSSSNNGGGPIGASSAGGGDNSCSTTLGTQPSPSSVGCRDDDCTPSPGPTSSTLMGVAPPGHHSHHPHHHHHHLAAHLSQSQVGLHHAAAAAAAAEHHPSTSAMYLTSQALGSLGFHRQALMETQSSSLHPYHPHHHHHHHHQHAQMQQAQQQQNSLSAYLPLHNGRW, from the exons ATGTCCGTGAGTCCCAAGTACCGAACAAATTTCTCAGTCACTGACATTTTGAGTCCACTGGATGAAACGGTAGCTCTGCCTCCTCGTCCATTAAAACCTTATTCCATCGGTGAAGATACGCCCAATTCGGACCTGCAACAGCTTCATCAACCCAACAGCACTGGAACAGAATCTTACCTGTTGTTAAATTCTATAACCAATTTAACGGACAGCACTAATAACAACAAATCAATGAGCGTGCCAGTTTCAACTCCATTTGGCGTGCATCAGTTAGGAATGCATTCTTCTCATCCACCACCGCCGCATTCGGGCGGTGGTCACATTCCGGCAACGACGTCGGCTTTTACGACAACGAGCGGATCGCAGTACACTAATGGAGCGTCGGAATTCTCCGCTTCGGCCTATGGAGTGTCAGGAGACGTCCGCGCTCCGACCGCGCCTTGGTACAGCACCAGCAGCGGAGATCCGCGATTCGCTACTGATTACACCCTTTCCACC GTGAGCCGTCTTATGAGTTCTACCGCACCATCCGTCAACATGAACATGGCCGGCATGAATATGTCCGGTATGAACATGACGGGCATGAACATGAATATGTCCATGTCGGGAATCGGGGCGGCTTGTGGAATGGCCAATGAGCCCAAGCAGTGCGGTGTGCAATTCCCGCTTCACGCACAAAGGCGCAAACGACGCGTACTTTTCACGCAAGCTCAG gTTTACGAGTTGGAAAGGCGTTTCAAACAGCAAAAATATTTATCAGCTCCTGAGCGAGAACATCTGGCCGGGCTCATTCATTTGACTCCTACTCAG GTGAAAATCTGGTTTCAAAATCATCGCTATAAGTGCAAGAGGCAGGCTAAAGAGAAGGCCATGGCTGATATCGGATCTCAACATCAACAG AATTCTCCGAAGAGAGTATCAGTGCCGTCCTTGGTCAATAAAGACTGCAAGGCTGAAAATGGATCGGCTTTGGTCAGCAGCAGTAACAACGGTGGTGGACCGATCGGAGCTTCATCGGCCGGCGGTGGAGACAATTCTTGCAGTACGACACTCGGGACTCAACCGTCACCGTCGTCCGTTGGTTGTCGCGACGACGATTGCACACCGAGTCCAGGACCGACCTCTTCCACTCTTATGGGCGTCGCTCCACCAGGTCATCATTCTCATCACCCACATCACCACCATCATCACCTGGCCGCTCACCTGTCCCAGTCGCAAGTGGGCCTGCACCACGCCGCAGCAGCCGCCGCCGCTGCCGAACACCATCCAAGTACATCGGCCATGTATCTGACCAGCCAGGCTCTTGGCTCGCTCGGCTTTCATCGCCAAGCATTGATGGAGACTCAGTCATCCTCGCTGCATCCATATCATCCCCATCACCACcatcaccatcatcatcaGCACGCCCAGATGCAACAGgctcaacagcaacaaaacaGTTTGAGTGCTTACCTGCCGCTGCACAACGGACGCTGGTAA